Proteins encoded together in one Vogesella indigofera window:
- a CDS encoding sugar ABC transporter ATP-binding protein has product MLSLAPEKVVAAAAEAAATSQPEATLLIEVEGVRKTFPGVVALDNASFRLRPGTVHALMGENGAGKSTLMKILAGVHEPDKGVFRLRGRDIALTSPLDALEHGIAMIHQELNLMPYMSVAENIWIRREPLNRLGMVDHGRMNQMTRELLQQLSIELDPESNIIDLSISSRQMVEIAKAVSYDSDVLIMDEPTSALTEHEVSHLFRIIRELRAAGKGIIYITHKMNELAEIADEVTVFRDGRFIGCKQAERLERDEIISMMVGREITEMFPKEPAKIGDVALSVRGLTLDGVFSDVSFEVRQGEILGVAGLIGSGRSNVAETLFGVTPASAGSITIFGKEVAVDSPQVAMAQGMAFLTEDRKDTGCFLNLSILENMQISVLNDEHLTAGFVHQKTIDQLCESMAATLRVKAPGLYERVENLSGGNQQKVLIGRWLLTNPRILILDEPTRGIDVGAKAEIHRLISKLAGQGVAVIMISSELPEVLGMSDRIMVMHGGRVTGILDRADADQVSIMQLAAS; this is encoded by the coding sequence ATGTTGAGTTTAGCACCAGAGAAAGTTGTCGCCGCGGCTGCCGAGGCCGCCGCAACATCACAGCCGGAAGCGACCCTGCTGATCGAAGTGGAAGGTGTCCGCAAGACGTTTCCGGGTGTGGTGGCGCTGGACAATGCCTCCTTCCGCCTGCGTCCGGGTACCGTGCACGCGCTGATGGGCGAAAACGGCGCCGGCAAATCCACGCTGATGAAAATCCTGGCCGGGGTGCACGAGCCGGACAAGGGCGTGTTCCGCCTGCGTGGCCGCGACATCGCGCTGACGTCGCCGCTGGATGCGCTGGAGCACGGCATCGCCATGATCCATCAGGAACTGAACCTGATGCCGTACATGAGCGTGGCGGAAAACATCTGGATCCGCCGCGAGCCGCTGAACCGTCTGGGCATGGTCGATCATGGCCGCATGAACCAGATGACGCGCGAGCTGCTGCAACAACTGTCCATCGAGCTGGATCCGGAAAGCAACATCATCGACCTCAGCATTTCCAGCCGCCAGATGGTGGAAATCGCCAAGGCGGTGTCCTACGACTCCGACGTGCTGATCATGGACGAGCCGACCTCGGCGCTGACCGAGCACGAGGTGTCGCACCTGTTCCGCATCATTCGCGAGCTGCGCGCGGCGGGCAAGGGCATCATCTACATCACCCACAAGATGAACGAGCTGGCGGAGATCGCCGACGAAGTCACCGTATTCCGTGACGGCCGTTTCATCGGCTGCAAGCAGGCCGAGCGCCTGGAACGCGACGAGATCATCAGCATGATGGTTGGCCGCGAGATCACCGAGATGTTCCCCAAGGAGCCCGCCAAGATCGGCGACGTGGCGCTGTCGGTACGGGGCCTGACCCTGGACGGCGTGTTCAGCGACGTGAGCTTCGAGGTGCGCCAGGGCGAGATTCTCGGAGTCGCCGGCCTGATCGGCTCCGGCCGCAGCAATGTGGCGGAGACGCTGTTCGGGGTGACCCCGGCCAGCGCCGGCAGCATCACCATTTTCGGCAAGGAGGTGGCGGTCGATTCGCCGCAGGTGGCGATGGCACAGGGCATGGCCTTCCTCACCGAAGACCGCAAGGACACCGGCTGTTTCCTCAACCTCAGCATCCTGGAGAACATGCAGATCTCGGTGCTGAACGACGAACACCTCACTGCCGGTTTCGTGCACCAGAAGACGATCGACCAGCTGTGCGAAAGCATGGCGGCGACGCTGCGGGTGAAGGCACCGGGGCTGTACGAGCGGGTGGAGAACCTGTCCGGCGGCAACCAGCAGAAGGTGCTGATCGGCCGCTGGCTGCTGACCAACCCGCGCATCCTGATCCTGGACGAACCGACCCGCGGCATCGACGTCGGCGCCAAGGCCGAGATCCACCGCCTGATTTCCAAGCTGGCGGGGCAGGGCGTGGCGGTGATCATGATCTCGTCGGAATTGCCGGAAGTGCTGGGCATGAGCGACCGCATCATGGTGATGCACGGCGGCCGGGTGACCGGCATCCTCGATCGTGCCGATGCCGACCAGGTCAGCATCATGCAACTGGCCGCCAGCTAA
- a CDS encoding ABC transporter permease codes for MAIANTGTIDKLDKGPLSKFRIPAEARIFMVLLGVALIFEILGWFLVGQSFLANKERLLVMILQVSVIGIIAVGVTQIIIMGGIDLSSGSVVALTAMVSASLAQTSEFGRAVFPSLTDLPMVVPLLSGLVVGLACGLLNGFVIAKTAIPPFIATLGLMVTARGLAKWYTEGEPISMLSDSYAEIGSGVTPVLIFLGVAALFHVILSYTRYGKYTYAIGANRAAARVSGINVARHLVVVYAVAGLLSGLAGVVTSSRAVSGQAGMGMMYELDAIAAAVIGGTSLNGGLGKITGTVIGVLILGVVTSGFTFLRIDAYYQEIVKGVIIVVAVVADQYRQRHRRS; via the coding sequence ATGGCTATCGCGAATACCGGCACGATCGACAAGCTCGACAAAGGGCCGCTGAGCAAATTCAGGATCCCTGCCGAAGCACGTATTTTCATGGTGCTGCTCGGTGTGGCGCTGATTTTTGAAATTCTGGGCTGGTTCCTGGTTGGTCAAAGCTTTCTGGCCAACAAGGAACGCCTGCTGGTGATGATCCTGCAGGTGTCGGTGATCGGCATCATCGCGGTGGGGGTGACCCAGATCATCATCATGGGCGGCATTGACCTGTCGTCCGGCTCGGTGGTGGCGCTCACCGCCATGGTGTCGGCCAGTCTGGCGCAAACCTCGGAATTCGGCCGCGCGGTGTTTCCGTCGCTGACCGACCTGCCGATGGTGGTGCCGCTGCTGTCCGGCCTGGTGGTGGGGCTGGCTTGTGGCCTGCTCAACGGCTTCGTGATTGCCAAGACCGCGATCCCGCCATTCATCGCGACACTGGGTCTGATGGTGACCGCCCGCGGCCTGGCCAAGTGGTATACCGAAGGCGAACCGATCAGCATGCTGTCCGACAGCTACGCCGAAATCGGCAGCGGCGTGACGCCAGTCCTGATCTTCCTCGGTGTGGCCGCGCTGTTCCACGTGATCCTCAGCTACACCCGCTACGGCAAGTACACCTACGCCATCGGTGCCAACCGCGCCGCGGCACGGGTGTCCGGCATCAACGTTGCCCGCCATCTGGTGGTGGTGTACGCGGTGGCCGGTCTGCTGTCGGGCCTCGCCGGGGTGGTGACCTCCTCCCGCGCCGTGTCCGGTCAGGCTGGCATGGGCATGATGTACGAACTGGATGCGATTGCGGCGGCGGTCATCGGTGGCACCTCGCTCAACGGCGGCCTCGGCAAGATTACCGGTACCGTGATCGGTGTGCTGATCCTCGGGGTGGTGACCTCCGGCTTCACCTTCCTGCGCATCGACGCCTACTATCAGGAAATCGTCAAAGGTGTGATCATCGTGGTGGCGGTGGTAGCCGACCAGTATCGTCAGCGTCATCGTCGCAGCTGA
- a CDS encoding DMT family transporter, with protein MDQARVGKVAAADAVLLLVTLLAATGWLFSKQVLQHLPPLLFMSLRFGVAGLLLLLLCRWRGALLPSRALRPALGCGLLFGVSMMLWIKGLQHSSNLGVAAFICSMGVVLAPFASRLLLGTQLSRAAWLSMALAGLGMACMSLRAGGGLHASDWLFLAFALCSAAYLSLNSHFMALVPALPATALQLLVVAVLCLLGSVLSEAWSLPALLASWHWLLASILLATCLRFLLQNWGQGKMPIARAAFILLLEPVWTALLASWWFGSVMTGLQWLGAGLILAAILVSRHKPRRPASLQSPVPAGKTGQ; from the coding sequence TTGGATCAGGCAAGGGTAGGCAAGGTGGCGGCGGCGGATGCGGTGCTGCTACTGGTGACGTTGCTGGCGGCGACCGGCTGGCTGTTTTCGAAACAGGTGTTGCAGCATCTGCCGCCGCTGCTGTTCATGAGCCTGCGCTTCGGCGTGGCCGGCCTGCTGTTGCTCTTGTTGTGCCGCTGGCGCGGCGCCTTGCTGCCGTCGCGGGCGCTGCGTCCGGCACTGGGCTGCGGCCTGCTGTTCGGGGTGTCGATGATGCTGTGGATCAAGGGGCTGCAGCACAGCAGCAACCTCGGTGTGGCGGCCTTCATCTGCAGCATGGGCGTGGTACTGGCGCCGTTTGCCAGCCGCCTGCTGCTGGGCACGCAGCTGAGCCGGGCGGCGTGGCTGTCGATGGCGCTGGCGGGCTTGGGCATGGCCTGCATGTCGCTGCGCGCCGGCGGCGGCCTGCACGCGTCGGACTGGCTGTTCCTGGCGTTCGCGCTGTGTTCCGCCGCCTATCTCAGCCTCAACAGCCATTTCATGGCGCTGGTGCCGGCGTTGCCGGCCACCGCGCTGCAGCTGCTGGTGGTGGCGGTGCTGTGTCTGCTGGGGAGTGTGCTGAGCGAGGCGTGGTCGCTGCCGGCGCTGCTGGCCAGCTGGCACTGGCTGCTGGCCAGCATCCTGCTGGCGACCTGTCTGCGCTTTTTGCTGCAGAACTGGGGGCAGGGCAAGATGCCGATCGCCAGGGCCGCCTTCATCCTGCTGCTGGAGCCGGTGTGGACGGCGCTGCTGGCCAGCTGGTGGTTCGGTTCGGTGATGACGGGGCTGCAGTGGCTAGGCGCCGGCCTGATCCTGGCCGCCATCCTGGTCAGTCGTCATAAGCCCCGGCGTCCTGCGTCTCTTCAATCACCAGTTCCAGCCGGTAAGACAGGGCAATGA
- a CDS encoding MurR/RpiR family transcriptional regulator has product MQRISEEYEGLSKQLKVIAKYIEEHRPTLVLERITDIAQACEVQPSAIVRFAQRFGFSGFSDMQALFRDSFAPAQGNVNNYQKRIRTVIASQNTPLSNTELTQSFLSACQQGLEELSQSLDPAAIDAAVELLYKAENIYVVGVRRMFPIASYVCYALQHTQKRVHLISGLGGMYHDQVRSIRENDLMIAISFQPYGRETRYCARVAAQNKAKLLVISDSKMSPLARNASTVLTVKEGTAFAFRSMSSTISLCQALFIALSYRLELVIEETQDAGAYDD; this is encoded by the coding sequence ATGCAGCGCATTTCTGAGGAGTACGAAGGCCTCAGCAAGCAACTAAAAGTCATCGCCAAGTACATCGAGGAACACCGCCCGACGCTGGTGCTGGAGCGCATTACCGACATCGCCCAGGCCTGCGAGGTGCAGCCATCCGCCATCGTGCGCTTTGCGCAACGCTTCGGCTTCAGTGGTTTCAGTGACATGCAGGCGCTGTTCCGCGACTCGTTCGCGCCGGCGCAGGGCAACGTCAACAACTACCAGAAGCGCATCCGCACCGTGATTGCCAGCCAGAACACACCGCTGAGCAATACCGAGCTGACGCAGAGCTTCCTCTCCGCCTGCCAGCAGGGGCTGGAAGAGCTGAGCCAGTCGCTGGACCCGGCGGCGATCGACGCCGCGGTGGAGCTGCTGTACAAGGCGGAAAACATCTACGTGGTCGGCGTGCGCCGCATGTTCCCGATCGCGTCCTACGTCTGCTACGCGCTGCAGCACACCCAGAAGCGGGTGCACCTGATCTCCGGCCTCGGCGGCATGTACCACGACCAGGTGCGCAGCATCCGCGAAAACGACCTGATGATCGCGATCAGCTTCCAGCCCTACGGCCGCGAGACCCGCTACTGCGCACGCGTGGCGGCACAGAACAAGGCCAAGCTGCTGGTGATCAGCGACAGCAAGATGAGCCCGCTGGCGCGCAACGCCAGCACCGTGCTGACGGTCAAGGAAGGCACCGCCTTCGCCTTCCGCTCGATGAGCAGCACCATCAGCCTGTGCCAGGCGCTGTTCATTGCCCTGTCTTACCGGCTGGAACTGGTGATTGAAGAGACGCAGGACGCCGGGGCTTATGACGACTGA
- a CDS encoding bifunctional 5-dehydro-2-deoxygluconokinase/5-dehydro-2-deoxyphosphogluconate aldolase, whose amino-acid sequence MQNQTSFAPDRNLDVICLGRLAVDLYARQLGARLEDASSFAKYLGGSSANIAFGTARLGLKSAMLSRVGDEQMGRFLLETLEKEGCDISQVKTDPQRLTGVVLLGIKDRDTFPLLFYRENCADMALCEDDIDEAFIASSKSLLITGTHLSTEKVNAASRKALGFARKHNVRTVLDIDYRPVLWGLTGRGDGEQRFIADDAVSTHLQSVLPLFDLIVGTEEEFLIAGGKPALLDCLQVVRQLAPQAVLVVKRGPLGCAVIDGDIPADIDDAFTISGAQVEVMNVLGAGDAFLSGFLSAWLRGEDYASCCRRANACGALVVSRHGCSAAMPTPAELDYFLGLAVTPLRPAEDPTLARLHRVSVKRKQWDNLCVFAFDHRNQFFELARQNGVPESRISQLKTLLVQAVAQTEAASGLQGRTGILVDDRYGEDAMYAATGRGWWIGRPIELPGSNPLEFDHGRALAARLEIWPQEHIIKCLVQYHPDDEVGNRLEQEAQVRAVYQMAQLSGHELLLEVIPSRKLPQQPDTVLRALKRFYNLGIYPEWWKLESMSAEQWQDIDNLLEQRDPYCRGVVLLGLNAPVGELRKGFEQARDSRSCRGFMVGRTLFQEPSQRWLAGEIDDAGLIAAARHNFETLIDIWQAQRRQAQK is encoded by the coding sequence ATGCAAAACCAGACATCCTTTGCACCCGACCGTAACCTCGACGTGATTTGCCTGGGGCGACTGGCAGTTGACCTGTACGCCCGCCAGCTGGGTGCACGTCTGGAGGATGCGAGCAGCTTTGCCAAATACCTTGGTGGTTCCTCTGCCAATATCGCCTTCGGTACCGCCCGTCTGGGGCTGAAGTCGGCGATGCTGTCGCGGGTTGGCGACGAGCAGATGGGGCGCTTCCTGCTGGAAACGCTGGAGAAGGAAGGCTGTGACATCAGCCAGGTGAAGACCGACCCGCAGCGGCTGACCGGCGTGGTGCTGCTCGGCATCAAGGACCGCGACACCTTTCCGCTGCTGTTCTACCGCGAGAACTGCGCCGACATGGCGCTGTGCGAAGACGACATCGACGAAGCCTTCATCGCCAGCAGCAAGAGCCTGCTGATCACCGGCACCCACCTGTCCACCGAGAAGGTCAACGCCGCCAGCCGCAAGGCGCTCGGCTTTGCCCGCAAGCACAATGTGCGCACCGTGCTGGACATCGACTACCGCCCGGTGCTGTGGGGCCTGACCGGCCGCGGCGACGGCGAGCAGCGTTTCATTGCCGATGATGCCGTCAGCACCCACCTGCAATCGGTGCTGCCGCTGTTCGACCTGATTGTCGGCACCGAAGAAGAATTCCTGATCGCCGGTGGCAAGCCGGCGCTGCTGGACTGCCTGCAAGTGGTGCGCCAGCTGGCGCCGCAGGCGGTGCTGGTGGTCAAGCGCGGCCCGCTGGGCTGCGCGGTGATCGACGGCGACATCCCGGCCGACATCGACGATGCATTCACCATCAGCGGTGCGCAGGTGGAAGTGATGAACGTGCTGGGTGCCGGCGATGCCTTCCTGTCCGGCTTCCTGTCGGCGTGGCTGCGGGGCGAGGACTACGCCAGCTGCTGCCGCCGTGCCAATGCCTGCGGCGCGCTGGTGGTGTCGCGCCACGGCTGCTCGGCGGCGATGCCGACCCCGGCGGAACTGGACTACTTCCTGGGCCTGGCGGTGACGCCGCTGCGTCCGGCAGAAGACCCGACCCTGGCCCGGCTGCACCGTGTCAGCGTCAAGCGCAAGCAGTGGGACAACCTGTGCGTGTTCGCCTTTGACCACCGCAACCAGTTCTTCGAGCTGGCACGGCAGAACGGCGTGCCGGAGAGCCGCATCTCGCAGCTGAAAACGCTGCTGGTGCAGGCGGTGGCGCAGACCGAGGCCGCCAGCGGCCTGCAGGGGCGCACCGGCATCCTGGTCGACGACCGCTACGGCGAGGACGCGATGTACGCCGCCACCGGTCGCGGCTGGTGGATCGGCCGCCCGATCGAACTGCCCGGCTCCAACCCGCTGGAATTCGACCACGGCCGCGCGCTGGCGGCACGGCTGGAAATCTGGCCGCAGGAACACATCATCAAGTGCCTGGTGCAGTACCACCCGGACGACGAAGTCGGCAACCGTCTGGAGCAGGAGGCGCAGGTGCGCGCCGTGTACCAGATGGCGCAGCTCAGCGGCCACGAGCTGCTGCTGGAGGTGATTCCGTCCAGGAAGCTGCCGCAGCAGCCGGACACCGTGCTGCGCGCGCTGAAGCGCTTCTACAACCTCGGCATCTACCCGGAATGGTGGAAGCTGGAGTCGATGAGCGCCGAGCAGTGGCAGGACATCGACAACCTGCTGGAGCAGCGCGATCCGTACTGCCGCGGCGTGGTGCTGCTGGGCCTGAACGCGCCGGTGGGCGAGTTGCGCAAGGGCTTCGAGCAGGCGCGGGACAGTCGCAGCTGCCGTGGCTTCATGGTTGGCCGCACCCTGTTCCAGGAGCCGTCGCAGCGCTGGCTGGCCGGCGAGATCGATGATGCCGGCCTGATCGCCGCCGCCCGTCACAACTTTGAAACCCTGATCGACATCTGGCAGGCGCAACGGCGCCAGGCCCAGAAGTAA